Proteins from a single region of Tindallia californiensis:
- a CDS encoding PD-(D/E)XK nuclease family protein, whose protein sequence is MKPNIFNYATSELSQDAVLCWMLDWANFDNKIMSDFAKDFIRLILELHQYEDQDLDNLEKVEIKRQYKNIDILVLLHFSSSIIPIIIEDKTYTKTHSNQLKRYYEFILKDQEGKSAIRKPLGIYYKTGFIYDNEMKEVEERGYKVIGKVEMLDLMKQYTGQAGSDILKDYYQHISRLADWESQLSAIIQENKTEKTADLLRTPEGQWMFMREIFRNYEEGVLYNGTNPNGSPWTQYRIIPYNSCKELPDAIFYRVDNRKEGYYIAIRQYLKIDKKSPEYNSLLEAKKERLERLKGCFDRTLKILGANTKEILECGKISKSGNFESEIGVFFINEKNTLSKVIEIIPKFNEAFKQEIEKTFNHQ, encoded by the coding sequence ATGAAACCAAATATATTTAACTACGCTACTAGTGAATTATCACAGGATGCAGTTTTATGCTGGATGCTTGATTGGGCAAATTTTGATAATAAGATCATGAGTGACTTTGCTAAAGACTTCATTAGACTAATCCTTGAACTACATCAATATGAAGACCAAGATTTAGATAATCTAGAGAAGGTAGAAATTAAAAGACAATATAAGAATATAGATATTCTAGTATTGCTCCATTTTTCAAGTAGTATAATACCAATTATAATTGAGGATAAAACATATACAAAAACACATAGTAATCAACTGAAAAGGTACTATGAATTTATATTAAAAGATCAAGAAGGTAAGTCAGCGATTAGAAAACCTTTAGGGATTTACTATAAAACTGGCTTTATCTATGATAATGAAATGAAAGAAGTTGAAGAAAGAGGTTATAAGGTTATTGGTAAGGTAGAGATGCTTGATCTAATGAAACAATACACAGGACAAGCAGGTAGTGATATTTTGAAGGATTATTATCAACACATTTCTAGGTTGGCAGACTGGGAAAGTCAACTCTCTGCAATAATCCAAGAGAATAAAACTGAAAAAACGGCAGACCTTTTAAGAACCCCTGAGGGGCAGTGGATGTTTATGAGGGAAATATTTCGAAATTATGAAGAAGGCGTTTTATATAATGGTACAAATCCTAATGGATCACCATGGACTCAATATAGGATTATTCCTTATAATAGTTGCAAAGAACTCCCAGATGCTATTTTTTATAGGGTGGATAACAGGAAGGAAGGTTACTATATTGCAATAAGACAGTATTTGAAAATAGATAAGAAATCGCCGGAATACAATAGTTTGTTGGAAGCAAAAAAGGAACGATTGGAGCGATTAAAAGGATGTTTTGATAGAACACTAAAGATTTTAGGTGCAAATACCAAAGAAATTCTAGAGTGTGGGAAGATAAGCAAAAGCGGCAATTTTGAATCTGAGATAGGAGTATTTTTCATTAATGAAAAGAACACCTTAAGTAAAGTGATAGAAATTATTCCAAAGTTCAATGAGGCTTTTAAGCAGGAAATAGAGAAAACTTTTAATCACCAATAG